The sequence below is a genomic window from Equus caballus isolate H_3958 breed thoroughbred chromosome 11, TB-T2T, whole genome shotgun sequence.
GATCAATGCAGATTTTCTGTCCAGTTGcaatcctgctctttttcctgCCCACAAACGGAAGAGGACCATGGGAGCAAGGACAGAACAAGCTATTGGAGACGGTTGTACCAGGCAAGGCAGCCCCGGACAGGCAGCCTAGCATACCGTATAAACTCTGAGCCAAAGCCCTCTCACTGGATTCTCTCCTCTACACACCTTGTTCCGGTCTCAACGAGACAGAAAAATGTAGGAAGTTTTAGAAGGCCATCTGATTTAGTGCTGACATACCAAGTGATTTGGGACAGTACTCTTAATCCTGAATACTTCATCCTTAAATATCCAAATTAATCTACACATAATCCATTGAATGATGCTTAAAAAAAGGGCTATTTACCTTCCTGGACTCAAACACCCAATGGCTTTTTCCATCTTCATCAATATGATTCCACCAACGCAGGCCAACCATTAGCCTACCTGTGACGTTCTGGTAAAGAtgaatacagacacacacattttaaaagcattatttaaaGATCCGTCATAAGGTCATATCTTAGTGTAACATTTCACCAACGAAAAGTCATCAGCTTTACCTCCACAGTATCCAGTTAAAGATGACTACATACCAGGCCTGGAAAAGAGATTAGATAAAACAGCAATGGCAAGACAGCAGGGGTACAGGTGACAGGGTAAGCATACCCATAACACTGCGCTCTCTTTTCCCTCATGAACTCTTGTCCTTTCTCCAATTCTCTAATGTGATCCTAAACTCCTTACTCTTTAGCTACTGGGACCTACTTTTTCCTACATATCCTGACTAgagttacatatattttttaactgtCTATCTCTAAAAATGGTTGTAATGGACTTAATGcctgtgtcccccccaaaattcatatgttgaaactctaccCCCCGACCacgtgatggtattaggaggtggggccttttgTAGGTGATTACGATTAGaagaggtcatgagggtggagccctcctgaTCAGAatctgtgtccttataagagtcAAGAGAGAGCTTTCGACCTCACTGCTCTCCACTGTGTGAGGATACAAGAGAGACTGGCAGTCTggaacccagaagagggccctcaccagaatccacactgatcttggacttccatcctccagaacttgggaaataaattcttattgtttatagtattctcttacagcTGTTACAACTGACTAAGACAATGGTTATAGGCACTTCCTTCCTTCAGTACCTCAAATGAAACAAGCTCTTTTCCTCTAAGGTAACAAATTACTTTGATAGTTTTCCTAAtgtttatttactcaacaaatagcTCTTTTCCTCTAAGGTAACAAATTACTTTGATAGTTTTCCTAAtgtttatttactcaacaaatatttattgagcacctactatgtgctggtaATAAAAAGGTGACTAACAGATatcatctctgtcctcatggagcttcaAGTGTTGTGGGAAGAGAGGTGGTCAACCAATGCCATGTGCACCATTACCAACCATGATAAATGTTGTGAGGGAGAAGTATGGGACGTCACTAGTCTAACAAGGAATACGATCTAGTCTGGGAGTGAGAAACTGTCTTCCTGAGGAATCAACATTTGGAATAAAAATTGAAAGGATAAACAGGAATTGAAAACACGGGGGAGTTTTAATTAGTTGTGTCCACTAATATATTCAGGGGTTCCGGGAActtgaataggaaaaaaaattatatctttattgtCACTAACTTTTGGTTGAAATTTGGTTTCTTTAAATTATGAGTGTAGACAATACACCACAATAGAATTAACAATACCTGTGACTTTGTCACAATAAAAACCACAGATATTTTGCATACTGTACTGTAGTTGTTACAggtatcacaaaatattatttatgctcATCGATGCTGTCAAAATAATTAGACCTGCTGCTAGATCTTTCTATTTAGTGCATTAATAAAGAAGTACCTATTAGTAAATGAGAAATTTGCCTCtttaatatgttttcattatatttcagtaaaaatgaCCTCCTCTGCAATCTTATGCATTTTATATGTTTAACAACATTCATAGCTTCACAAGACCATGGCACAAAAAAGATTAGGAATCCCTGTGTTAAGGCAATGTGGGAGTGAGAAAAATGTTCCAGGTAGAACAGTAGGCCCTGAGGAAGAAAGTAAAATCTCTGGGACTTGGTGATTAACTGgatatgagaaaggaaaaaagcaactCATATATTTCTGGtttgctcaagcaaaaaaatagtGATTCCAGGCCGTGTGAAAGGGAACACTGATGGAAGAGCAGCATTTTGGGGCTGGAAGATAAAAACCAGTATTTTACACATATTGAATTTGAGGAGCCTCCAAGATAGCCAAGTAAAAATGTCAagaagacagatggatagatCTGGAGCTGTGAGGACCAACCTGGACTGGGGATATAGTGAACTCGGCTTACAGATAAGCAACTGAAATCAGAGGCACAGATGACACTACTTAGAAAAGGAGtacagaagaagaggaggagcctTAAAGACCACAATGCATTCTGTAGAAACGCTAACATTTAAAGGCTAAGTCAAAGAGGGGAGCTGGCAATGAAGACTGAAGACAGTCAGAGCTCGATTTTATTGGCATTGTCAAATAACAAATCtcagaatatttttcaaactctGCCATTTTCCCATACTTTACTTTctgcttttatcattattatttcctaatttcttattgtttttgtttttgaaacttcTGGACTTCTGTCTAATAAGAAAAGCCTTTAGTCTATTGTTTTTCCTCTGAATTCATCTTTAAACACATTCTAAAAGTTTCAATATAGATGATCATTATCATTAAGATGTACACAATCTatatttacagtttttgtttcctttctaagCCAAGATATTTAGCTGGTTGgcttttttaaattgctattttggggccagcccagtggcatagtggttaagtttgtgtgcagTACTCCGCTCCTgtgacccagggtttgcgggttcagatcccaggcacagacctacacaacactcatcaagccatgctgtggcagcgtcccacatacaaaatagaggaagactggcacaggtgttagctcagagacaatcttcctcaccaaaaaaagaaaaaacccaactttgacaatcatttttaattaatttctagttttgcTGGACTCAACTCAAAAATGTAGCTGCTTTGGGTAATTTATTTGGGTTTTCTTCATAGTGATATTTAATCAATTTTTGCAAATGTTCCACAGGAACTGAACAAGAAGGTATTATCCTTGTACATACAAAGTTCCAGATACTTCTATTAAATCGACCTTGTTATTTCATTCAGATCCTTTAGACCTTATTTACTTTCGTTGCTTTGATCAGTCAAAGACAGTGGTTTACTGGACTCCTGTCACACTAATGTTCCATCTTCCAGTGCTTCTCATAGTTTCTCACTATACACAGTCTGACATAATGTCATTCTATGAATGATCTTCACTGTGATTCGTAAAATGATCTTTCTGTTCCATCTTTCTTCTGTCTGACAATAATATTACAATGccacatttctttttgtttgaattgGTATGATATTATCCTTGCCACCTTTTACTTTTTCCAATGTCATGATTTTAGTTAGATCTTTTTGGTTGGACTTCTGATTTTTGACCCAGTTTTAgaattcttatctttaaaatgagagttTAATCAAATTACATGTACTGTTATAACTAATTTGCTACTACTCCCATCACCTTGCGATAGTTAAAGtatccttttgttttgttttcctcctcttgCTCTATGAACTATGTTTTAGTTGCTCCTATCTTCTCCAATGTTGTAGAAGATAcacaatttgttttaaattttactaaattttaccttaaaatttCAAAACCATTATTTAACCTTTCTTACTCTATTTGTCAGAgtaaagaataaaaccaaaagtcCCACAGGctataacatttaaattttttaattcatctttttaaataattatatctcTTCTTTTGACAAGTGAATTGAGATTTATAATAATCATGACACATCTCTGTCCTAACTAGGTTCAGGACCCTGCCTACCCCCTTTCCCAAAGGGTCCACACTCAATAATTTCCCCATTCTtgacttttcaattttgtttcataTCTCAATTGTCTGGATATCTAAAAGTAATTTTGCCAAAGAAAAAAGGgtgattttgggggggggggggctgggaaagattcaccctgagctaacatctgttgccaatcttcctctctctctttttttttctccccaaagccccagtatatagttgtatattctagtcataagtccttctagttcttctatgtgagccaccagcacagcatgtcTACTAATAGACAGGTGCacggttccacacccaggaaccaaacctgggccaccaaagcagagggcgccacactttaaccactaggccatcagggctaacTCAAAAAGGTGACACTTTTTAGGCCCTTGTTTTAGGGggtaaaaaaaaaccccagcttaccagaaaatatactttttggccacattttttaaaactcttaatctgaaaagatttaattattgaattttgagagtttgGAAATGACCAGGAAGAACTGACTAAATGCCATGTTCTATATGGCTAAACAAAAAttacaagaacaacaaaaagaaatattccttaaaacaaaattGTGACCAGGATACGGTAAACATTTAGAACACAAAGCAACAAAtgaaattcaaagaaatacaaGCCAAAGATGACTGtacaaaagaaaatcctaaagaaaagaGACTTTTGTAACCTTCATTTTCAGCACTTTGTGGACTGTTGAAACTGGCCACCACCAAGCCAACCACTTCTGATTTCTGTAAGAATCGAAAGGTCTAAAAACGGCTGGGTTGGTGGTATGAATAGACTTGTAACATCTTACTGATTTTTGAATCAATATAAATGTCTCTGAAATTCCAAAATTAGCTTCTGCTTCTTTCTTGcctttgattttttccccacCATTTTACTATGAAAATGTCCAAACACCCAGAAATATCAAGTTTTACAAGGAAGCCCCATATACCTACCACCTAGAGTctacatttaatattttactgtaGTTATTTTATCACGTCCATCTATGTACCtatatatctatccatccatctctctacTCATCATTGCCTTTGAATTTAAAACCATTTCTTACACTCCTGTCTATCCCCTACAAtggggtttctcaacctcagcactactgacattttgagccgcatcattctttgttgtggggctgacTTGTGCATtgtttagcagtatccctggcctctatccactacaTGCCAATGGCAcacttcccccaccccagctgtgacaaccaaaaactgGTCCTGGTTGAGAAACACTACCCTAGAGTACACATGGGACCTCTGCAAATGGTGGGCACTCCTTAAGTATTTGTGGACAAACTATCCTCGGGTCTTATCTGGACATTACACATGGCGCGGCTGGAGTAACCTGAAGCAAAATCAGTGGTATGGATTAGAAGCAGTGTGCAGGGTCTGTAGCTGCTAGgcacattttgtttccttttctgtctcattttaaaGCTGATGTAGGTTGACATAAGGCATAGACAAGTCAGTAGTGTAGGAACCTGCATGTGATCTGATATACCTGGCACTTTAACACACGAGACCTGAAGTAACAACACCAATCCAAAAtgccgtctttttttttttttttactgtttatatGTCAATCTCATGatattaaatatgattttaaaataaaaacaatcaaaccTACCTTGACTGCCCAAAAGTCACATGACAACAACAAGATAATTGTCACCATACAGGCAATAAAGCTGCTGCTGAACAATTCACAGAGAAGATAGACTACAATTGCACTGACTcgaaagaataaatggaaaaatgatgcCACTGGGTGTCTGAAAAccaaaacataataaaagaaatgcaattacATTTTACTACAGGTACTGTAGATGTAGATGAAAAATGCTTCAGCCATAACATAACCATGCAGTTTTGTCAAAATAAAAGAGATGACTTGAGGAAGAAGCAAACCGCCTAcctctcttttttcctaagtCCCATTATTTGACTACGCCCTGTTGTCACAGAAAATACACTATGTAAACATGACTTTAACACCTCATTGAATATAAACTATCACAGAATATGTAACAAGAAACTTTATCAAGCTTGGAGAAATACAGACTATACTCTGAGGATTGAATCCTATTTTCACACGTGCAAAAATCATGCCaaaagcggggctggccccgtggccgagtggttaagctcgtgcgctccactgcaggcagcccagtgtttctttggttcgaatcctgggtgcagacatggcactgctcatcagaccacgctgaggcagcgtcccacatgccacagctaaagggatccacaacgaagaatatacaacttatgtaccggggggcttcagggagaaaaaggaaaaaaataaaacctttctaaaaaaaaaaaaatcatgccaaAAGGACAGCTAGGCCCTCAGAAATCACTTCAGGCAGTAAGACAAAGTACCACCAGGTAGAGTTGTTGgttttttagcagctttattgagctataatccACATACCTTACAATTCACTGATTTAAGGTATATAATTCAACGGTTCTTgttatattcacagaattgtgcaactatcaccacaatcaattttagaactttttctttacccccaaaagaaaccctgtactcaccggcagtcactccccatttacCTCCAACCCCACTCctctccagccctaggcaaccttTAACGTACTTTTTGTCTCTACAGAATTGCCTAATtcaggacatttcacataaatgaaaccatataatatgtagtctttGTGACTGGCATCTCTCACTtggtataatgttttcaaggtttaggTAGAATTTGATTTCATTATGTGAATTTCTTTAGAGAGAACTAAATTTGGAATAGAAATATAGTTGGCTTGATATTTGCATGTTAGTTTATACAAAAGATGCAACTCCAAAGTTTGCGCAACAAATCAAAATCTATCTATAGAAACTATCTAAAGAAATGGTGCATTCTTGGTAAACAGTAGCTAGAATTAAAAACGCCAGTGTTCACAAAACTGGATTTGTCTGCAAATTTGAAAACTCAGTGCTGAGTAAAACTCCATATGCTAGTTATTcccaaagaaaatctgaaatgtCACCTTTGTCTGAGGCCAAAGATCAAACTAGCGATATATAATATTCACAAGCACATCGCAACCAGTCTGCCTGGAATCCCATTGCTAACACCAGTCTACGAACAGAACAGCACTGGATACTAATACAACTCTTAAAATTTATTCTCATACCTGATTCTGGACTTTTTTGGTCTATCTGTTGTCTCCTCTTCTGCATCAAACAGTGAAACATCTTCAATGTCGTCATTACTGTCCTAATAGGAAAATTAAATATCcatgaagtaaaatgaaattcAGTATTTGCATGCCTACTACATGCAAGGTAACACATTAGTCAAAATGGAAGACAAAATTCAGACATGATCACAGCCATGTGGAATTCACAACCTAGGGAAAGAGCACGTGTAgttcctccacccccagcccaacCATCTGGCAAAAACCCCACGTGGTAATCCAAGTATCTGCTGCCTCCATCCCTATTCAGGCTGCTGAGCCCTGTGAGAAACCACGGGGGTGCAGACACTGCTCCTGCAAAGTCAGAGAGAACGCTGAGGCTTTGGGGGACAAATTCAATGTTTTTGGCTCCTTCACAAAATCACCCGACTGCATCCTTGTTTCCCTGATCCCTCCTCacaactctttctctttttatccaaAGCTAAACCAACTATTTGTACTTggaattccttctttttctgcctcctcGGGGGCTTGTTCCATCAATTTCCCCTTTATTTACACTTTctgtatcttcaagtctttctATTGATCTTTCTAATCAGCACACAAATTTCTTCAAGTGTCCTTTAtgagcacaaaagattctttaAAAACTCCAATTCTGAATCTCCACTTTCTATCTTCCACTTCCCTTCCCACAGCGTTCCTTCCTTTCACAGCCTTAGGCTTCTAAGGGTGGTCCACACCTCAACTCACTGCAATTCACCTTCAGCCTCAACCACAACCATGAATCTGCTCTTTCCTAGCGCCAGCCACTCCCCACTCACCTGCCTTTATCTCTGGTGTCATCGCTGCTCTACTCCAGCCCCTCACTACCCAGAGTAATCTTCCTAACGTGGAAATCATACCATGTCACTTCCTGCCTAGATTTTTCAATGGTGCTCCTACATGTACAGGATAAAATTTAACTCCTTCACACACAGCACAGGAGACCTCAAGATCTGATCCCCCTACTGGCCTTCCGACTCTCCCTCCCACTGGGCACTGCAGCAATACCGTTACTACCGGCTCTCTGAAACACTGTGGTCTCTCCCCGCTTTCTGCCTTTCTCATGTGTTCTCTACCCAGAAAGCTCTTCCCTTTCCCACCCCCTACGAAGCTCACCATCAGGCGAACACCAAATCATCtttcagatttca
It includes:
- the LOC100073135 gene encoding Golgi apparatus membrane protein TVP23 homolog B isoform X2 — encoded protein: MLQQDSNDDIEDVSLFDAEEETTDRPKKSRIRHPVASFFHLFFRVSAIVVYLLCELFSSSFIACMVTIILLLSCDFWAVKNVTGRLMVGLRWWNHIDEDGKSHWVFESRKASSQESKTVSEAESRIFWLGLIACPVLWVIFAFSALFSFRMKWLAVVIMGVVLQGANLYGYIRCKVGSRKNLTSIATSYLGKQFLRQNTGDDQTS